ACAGGCTGAAACGTTTATTTCATTTATTTGTGAATATCTTGTGGATGACTATCTAGGTGAAAAACTAGGCATTCAAGTCGCTGATGATGAATCTGGAGATCTGACAGTTAATGTGGGTATATTCGAGTATGCTCTCGAAACTGGAGGTAAAATAGGATTGAACATTCGCTATCCTGTTACACATCAATTTGAACAATCCAAGGCGATTTTAAGTACCCTTATTCAAAAATATGAATTGGGTTTGACGGTTGTAGATGATTCAAAACCACATTACGTTCCAAAAGATACTGCATGGTTAAAGACACTTCAACGTGTATATGAAGAACAGACAGGTGAAAAGGGAGAATTAATCTCTATCGGTGGGGGTACATATGCGCGAGTGTTAGAGAGTGGAGTGGCGTTTGGTCCATTGTTCCCTGGAAGCGAAGAAGTGGCTCACCAAAAAGATGAGTATATGAATATTGAAGATATGCTAAAGGCGACAGCCATTTATGCACAGGCAATTTTTGAATTAGCGATAGAGAAATAACATTGAGTATTGATTTAGTAAGCTAAAATGAACATTGATAAGGTCTATAAATTCATATTAGTTTCACTAATAACCGCTCTCATAAAAGGGAGCGGTATTCTCATTTGAAAAATTAAAGTGTAATTGTTTCATCATATTAACTAATATTCATAACTACGAATCTTTCAAAATTAACACGTTTTGACAAGCTTAAGAAATACTCCATTATGATTCTTTAACTATAGAAATTAGTGGTAGTAGACATTTGATAAATGGCAAGGGGAGGAACATCCATCAATGTACAGTCTTTCAATGATGAAACTAGAACGAACAGGTCTTCAATTCAGATTAGTTTATTTTTTTATTTTCTTTTCTTTTGGTTCCTTATTTCCGTTATTATCCGTTTTTTTACGAAATGATGCAGGATTATCAGGTACACAAATAGGTACGATTATTTCACTTAGCCCAGTTGTGATGATTTTCATTCAACCATTTTGGGGAATTGTAAGTGATGCTACACAAAGACCAAGATTTGTGCTCACCTTAACACTTTGTTTAACAGGTCTTACTGCATTACTATATTTATTGGTAGACACTTATTTTCTTTTTATTATAGTTGCACTTCTATCGGCTTTCTTTCAAAGTGCAATTGTACCTGTATCTGACAGTCTTTCTCTAAGTTATGTACAGCGGAGTGGAGAAAATTATGGCTCAATTCGATTATATGGAGCACTTGGGTTTTCAGCAGCAGTGCTTGTAGCAGGATGGTTTGCAGATCAATTTGGTATACACGTTATCTTCTATTTGTTTGCGTTCATACTTATTTTTGTTTCTTTACTCTCATTCAGGTTGCCAGAAGAAAGCCAACAAATGAAGATTAATATGAGAGAAGGAAGCCGTACTTTACTTAAAATGCCTCGTTTTATATTAATTATAGCTGCAACTTTCTGTGTGTTTGGTCCAGTATTAGCAAACAATTTTTATTTTGGCATATATTTAGAAGAAACAGGGGCAACGTTAACGGGTATAGGAGTTGCGTTTCTACTTGCTGCAGGTAGTGAAGCTCCATTCATGAAAGTAGCTCACAATTTTATTGGAAGGCTAGGATTAGTTAACGTCCTTTTATTTGCATCTATTGTATCAGCATTCAGGTGGGGGATTTATATATTCGAACCACCACTATTTATCGTGTATGTTACAACGATTATGCAAGGGATTTCAGTTGGATTATATGTTCCTGCAGCTTTGCAATATGTTAGAGAGTTAGCCCCTCAAGAAGTAAGATCAACGGCGGTTTCTCTATATTCAGCAGCAGGAAACGGGTTTGGAAATTGGTTTTGTGCTTTTTCCGCTGGTTTTATTATTGAATTTCTTGGAGTGTCATCACTTTATATTTTATTTGCTTTTTTAACAGTGCTTGGGACGTGCTTCATTATAATGATCTATCGATTAGATAAAGTTGTGATAAAATAAACAATAACATATGTTGGTAAATACAAAAAAGGGTGAAGGTATGAAACAGCATTATTTTATTGCAATTCCGTTATCAACAAAATTAGAGCAATGTTTTGATAATCAAATGTCTAGTTGGAAAAAGTGGTTATCATTTAAAAATTGGGTTCATCCACATGATTTGCACATTACTCTTGCTTTTTTAGGTTTTGCTACATCTGAACAATTAGATTGTATTAAAGAGCAGTTACATGCTTCTATATGTAATCATCAGCCATTTACTCTAACATTATCAAATCCTGGTGTTTTTGGAAGAGAAGAATTTCCTCGAATTTTTTGGATGGGAGTGGAACATTCAGATCCACTAATCAATTTACAAAAGAATGTGAGTGAATTTCTCGAACGAAATGATTTTAGTCTGGATAAAAGGCCGTATTGTCCACATATTACATTAGCTAGGAAATGGAAAAATGAACAAGCATTTCAATTAGATAAGCTGAATTTTTCTCATATAAAACCTAGTTTGTCATGGGAAGTAAATGATGTTGTTCTGTATAAAACAAACATGGATCTTATACCAAAATATGAACCAGTATATACATGGAGATTAGGTGAACTTTATTCATCTTTAATTGACGATAACTAAGGGAAGACTTGAAAACATTTATGAACAATAAAAAGGCTGTCTAATAAGAAAAGGGAGAGAGAGTATGAAGTG
This Bacillus solimangrovi DNA region includes the following protein-coding sequences:
- a CDS encoding MFS transporter encodes the protein MKLERTGLQFRLVYFFIFFSFGSLFPLLSVFLRNDAGLSGTQIGTIISLSPVVMIFIQPFWGIVSDATQRPRFVLTLTLCLTGLTALLYLLVDTYFLFIIVALLSAFFQSAIVPVSDSLSLSYVQRSGENYGSIRLYGALGFSAAVLVAGWFADQFGIHVIFYLFAFILIFVSLLSFRLPEESQQMKINMREGSRTLLKMPRFILIIAATFCVFGPVLANNFYFGIYLEETGATLTGIGVAFLLAAGSEAPFMKVAHNFIGRLGLVNVLLFASIVSAFRWGIYIFEPPLFIVYVTTIMQGISVGLYVPAALQYVRELAPQEVRSTAVSLYSAAGNGFGNWFCAFSAGFIIEFLGVSSLYILFAFLTVLGTCFIIMIYRLDKVVIK
- the thpR gene encoding RNA 2',3'-cyclic phosphodiesterase, producing MLVNTKKGEGMKQHYFIAIPLSTKLEQCFDNQMSSWKKWLSFKNWVHPHDLHITLAFLGFATSEQLDCIKEQLHASICNHQPFTLTLSNPGVFGREEFPRIFWMGVEHSDPLINLQKNVSEFLERNDFSLDKRPYCPHITLARKWKNEQAFQLDKLNFSHIKPSLSWEVNDVVLYKTNMDLIPKYEPVYTWRLGELYSSLIDDN